A genomic window from Stigmatopora argus isolate UIUO_Sarg chromosome 13, RoL_Sarg_1.0, whole genome shotgun sequence includes:
- the c13h2orf49 gene encoding ashwin gives MTLSNLGNSNMATSCDIASQAIYTSQVDILLHPELLSRDFLQMVLSEKRLNSDHCESGDQLVELFVRHVIPRPQRSLPNSRWGKRMAKTRARREPSGSGQDGVSKAKKPETSLSSSSAVADRLKPPPARNLTNPIRRLSATSSSSSSNQKCSHSVDTASLKRDANCSSALTPPEVKRKIQHVTWP, from the exons ATGACGCTGAGCAACCTGGGAAATTCCAACATGGCGACCTCCTGTGATATCGCCAGCCAAGCCATTTATACTTCACAAGTCGATATTTTACTGCACCCTGAGCTGCTTTCTCGGGATTTTCTCCAAATGGTTTTAAGCGAG AAAAGGCTCAATTCCGACCATTGTGAAAGTGGGGACCAGCTTGTAGAGCTCTTCGTGCGACATGTCATCCCGAGGCCGCAGCGTAGTTTACCCAACAGCCGCTGGGGAAAGAGGATGGCGAAGACGCGAGCCAGACGAGAACCGAGCGGCTCGGGTCAGGACGG CGTGTCAAAAGCAAAGAAGCCAGAAACAAGCCTGTCGTCGTCATCTGCAGTGGCCGATAGGTTGAAACCCCCTCCGGCTCGAAACCTGACCAACCCCATCCGTCGTTTATCTGCCACTtcgtcatcttcctcctccaaCCAGAAATGTTCTCACAGCGTGGACACGGCAAGCCTCAAACGGGACGCAAACTGCTCT AGTGCGCTGACGCCTCCAGAGGTGAAGAGAAAGATCCAGCATGTGACATGGCCGTAA